A single region of the Plutella xylostella chromosome 26, ilPluXylo3.1, whole genome shotgun sequence genome encodes:
- the LOC125490672 gene encoding uncharacterized protein LOC125490672 — protein MTKCGGCSKHIPRGDVTKCAKCSKCATVYHPYCLKGGDQDARPDTWLCPACAPAPAAAETIPASPLTRAVASSPEVPELVVAEDRLNSTANDTTEEFKVELGLEMRLFRQELTAVRQEIQMFRSEMMEMKNSFTATDQRLNTLDSRVDLLEQRLTEGTGSRLEAVIAELRLELNEKDQELLENDVEVTNLPEENGENPMHLILSVASKLGVNLHESDVVSAERVGARNRWSRAPGDSGEGAGAGAGRPRPLVVRLTRRAVKDELMTAARVRRGATSADLGQSSAPRPIYVNERLTKTNRQLFYQVREAGRRQSWRFLWTKKGRIYARQGQDTPRHWIRTVHDIARVFGVAPTTASNV, from the exons ATGACTAAATGCGGAGGCTGCAGCAAACACATCCCGCGGGGCGATGTGACTAAATGCGCGAAATGCTCCAAATGCGCTACTGTCTATCACCCGTACTGCCTAAAGGGGGGTGATCAAGATGCGCGCCCTGACACCTGGCTGTGCCCTGCGTGCGCCCCGGCGCCGGCAGCCGCGGAGACCATCCCCGCCTCCCCTCTCACACGGGCAGTGGCGAGCAGCCCGGAGGTGCCCGAGCTGGTCGTGGCTGAGGACCGGCTCAACTCCACGGCGAACGACACCACCGAGGAG TTCAAGGTGGAACTCGGGCTCGAGATGCGGCTCTTCCGCCAGGAGCTGACAGCGGTCCGACAGGAGATCCAGATGTTCCGCAGTGAAATGATGGAGATGAAAAACTCCTTCACTGCAACAGATCAGCGTCTCAACACACTGGACTCGCGAGTGGACTTGCTGGAGCAGCGGCTTACGGAGGGGACGGGCTCGCGGCTCGAGGCAGTCATAGCAGAATTGCGACTGGAGCTCAATGAGAAAGACCAGGAGCTGCTTGAGAACGACGTGGAGGTGACAAATCTTCCGGAGGAGAACGGAGAAAACCCCATGCACCTGATACTATCAGTGGCATCAAAGCTCGGGGTTAACCTGCACGAGTCAGACGTGGTGAGCGCGGAGCGTGTTGGTGCGAGGAACAGGTGGAGCCGGGCGCCGGGCGACAGCGGggagggcgcgggcgcgggggcgggccgGCCGCGGCCGCTAGTGGTGCGGCTCACGCGACGCGCGGTCAAGGACGAGCTGATGACTGCCGCGCGCGTCCGCCGCGGGGCCACTTCAGCCGACCTCGGGCAGTCCTCCGCGCCGCGTCCCATCTATGTTAACGAACGCCTGACGAAAACCAACCGCCAGCTATTCTACCAGGTTCGGGAAGCTGGCCGTAGGCAGTCGTGGCGATTTCTCTGGACCAAAAAAGGCCGCATCTACGCACGCCAGGGCCAGGACACTCCGCGACACTGGATACGCACTGTTCATGACATTGCTCGTGTGTTTGGTGTCGCTCCGACGACTGCCTCGAACGTTTAA
- the LOC125490642 gene encoding uncharacterized protein LOC125490642: MPKGRRMNASASFDETVVAETRPVMQVGFGDDLVPKFSGQDKIYAVSRWIQDVEDNAEILQWTPLQQLIVARRSLVGTAALWLKSERPFKTWDEMKQALAKEFPDSIDQKTLHETMASRKKHEDESCLDYLLVMKELGKRGRMADYVAIKYIIEGIQDAECNKIMLYGATTYPELKEKLRIYEVVKEKLKIEGATRRPREPMTHTRLPRLPALRCYNCGERNHHSRECPHQHLGLKCFKCNGFGHIATSCNVQPRQPEGASQSAQTSTSGIYGGQSDARTSRPNFRGQQSFRQVGNNGGGETRQLQGGPRRTMFAAENQDATTEGSTYANMADTRSNGVPIDMSIDHIDRRLTTDSNEVMLNVNKDVSNTTKEIWLKKPEKDVKIMENMASALIDTGSEVNLMSETFYNTIGCPKCDEEILALSGLGQMKVHSMGKLTVPVIIDGHEYHKVSFHVVSKDSMPYKLIIGQDFLQNVTMLMNEGNIMLLPSSEDWLRNISCFVSDSIYDIGCEASPAIQQQVQGLVEGYQPMKTKDAPIQLRIILKDDIPVAQRPRRLAISEQEEVERQIEQWLKDGIIQLKLKDRP; this comes from the exons ATGCCGAAAGGACGTCGCATGAATGCAAGTGCTTCTTTTGACGAGACTGTGGTGGCTGAAACACGGCCCGTGATGCAGGTTGGATTTGGGGACGACTTAGTTCCTAAGTTCAGTGGCCAAGACAAAATCTACGCTGTCTCGAGGTGGATTCAAGACGTGGAGGACAATGCTGAGATACTGCAGTGGACTCCGTTGCAACAACTTATTGTCGCGAGAAGATCGTTGGTGGGCACCGCGGCGCTATGGCTGAAATCAGAGCGGCCTTTCAAGACGTGGGACGAGATGAAACAAGCGTTAGCCAAAGAATTTCCGGATTCCATAGATCAAAAAACACTACACGAAACCATGGCCAGCCGTAAGAAACATGAAGACGAGAGCTGCCTCGATTACCTTCTCGTCATGAAGGAGTTGGGCAAACGCGGCAGGATGGCGGACTACGTGGCCATAAAATACATCATAGAAGGCATACAAGACGCAGAATGCAATAAGATTATGTTGTATGGGGCGACCACGTACCCCGAACTCAAAGAAAAGTTACGTATATACGAGGTGGTAAAAGAAAAACTTAAGATAGAAGGTGCTACCAGAAGACCTAGGGAACCTATGACGCATACAAGACTGCCCAGACTGCCTGCGCTGAGATGCTACAACTGTGGAGAGAGAAACCATCACTCTAGAGAATGCCCGCATCAACATCTTGGGCTAAAATGTTTTAAGTGTAATGGTTTTGGGCATATCGCGACGAGTTGCAATGTCCAGCCACGCCAGCCAGAGGGGGCGTCGCAATCGGCACAAACTTCAACAAGCGGAatctacggcggccaatcagATGCAAGAACTAGCCGTCCAAACTTCCGGGGACAACAGTCATTCCGGCAGGTTGGCAACAATGGCGGCGGAGAGACGCGACAACTTCAAGGTGGACCAAGACGGACGATGTTCGCAGCGGAAAATCAAGATGCGACGACAGAGGGCAGCACCTACGCAAACATGGCGGATACGAGGAGCAATGGCGTGCCGATCGATATGTCAATCGATCACAttgacagacgtttgacaaCTGACAGCAATGAGGTTATGTTGAACGTAAACAAAGATGTTTCAAACACGACGAAGGAAATATGGTTGAAAAAACCCGAAAAAGACGTGAAGATTATGGAAAATATGGCAAGTGCACTGATCGACACGGGCAGCGAAGTGAATTTAATGTCGGAAACGTTCTACAACACAATCGGATGTCCCAAATGTGATGAAGAAATACTTGCGTTGTCGGGACTTGGACAAATGAAAGTGCATTCTATGGGAAAGTTGACGGTTCCAGTGATTATTGATGGACACGAATATCACAAAGTTTCATTCCATGTCGTTTCTAAAGACTCTATGCCGTATAAGTTAATAATAGGACAAGACTTTTTACAAAATGTGACAATGTTAATGAATGAAGGGAACATAATGTTATTGCCGTCGAGTGAGGATTGGTTGCGCAATATTTCATGTTTTGTTTCAGATAGCATTTATGATATAGGTTGTGAGGCTAGCCCAGCCATCCAACAACAGGTGCAGGGTTTGGTAGAAGGCTACCAACCAATGAAGACGAAGGATGCTCCCATTCAACTGCGTATTATACTGAAGGACGACATACCTGTGGCTCAGCGACCAAGACGGCTGGCCATCAGTGAACAAGAAGAAGTTGAAAGGCAGATTGAACAGTGGCTCAAAGATGGAATAATTCAG CTCAAACTGAAAGACAGGCCGTAG